A single Pseudomonas brassicacearum DNA region contains:
- a CDS encoding YceK/YidQ family lipoprotein, translating into MNKLLIVLLALQLSGCATVRTLDAAKPGAPVVYAGTRLDLYALNGGCCAKDRFGAEAPSYPGLDLPGSALLDTLLLPLSLFTAIGVGFQATGGL; encoded by the coding sequence ATGAATAAGCTGCTGATCGTGCTGCTGGCGCTGCAACTGAGCGGCTGCGCCACCGTCCGCACCCTCGACGCCGCCAAGCCCGGCGCGCCGGTGGTGTACGCGGGCACGCGCCTGGATCTTTACGCCCTCAACGGTGGCTGCTGCGCCAAGGACCGCTTTGGTGCCGAGGCCCCGAGTTACCCGGGTCTCGATCTGCCGGGCAGTGCGCTGCTCGATACCTTGTTGTTGCCGTTGTCGTTGTTTACGGCGATAGGGGTGGGGTTTCAAGCCACAGGCGGGTTGTAA
- a CDS encoding MaoC family dehydratase has translation MPYVPVAALKDYVGKELGRSEWLTIDQDRINLFAEATGDFQFIHVDPVKAAQTPFGSTIAHGFLSLSLMPKLMEDILILPEGVKMVVNYGLDSVRFIQPVKVDSKVRLKVDLVEVTEKKPGQWLLKATATLEIEGSEKPAYIAEPLSLCFV, from the coding sequence ATGCCCTACGTCCCCGTTGCAGCGCTCAAAGATTATGTCGGCAAGGAACTTGGACGTTCCGAATGGCTCACCATCGATCAGGACCGCATCAACCTGTTCGCCGAAGCCACTGGCGACTTTCAGTTCATCCACGTCGATCCAGTCAAGGCCGCGCAGACCCCGTTCGGCAGCACCATCGCCCACGGCTTCCTGTCGCTGTCGCTGATGCCCAAGCTGATGGAAGACATCCTGATCCTGCCCGAAGGCGTGAAGATGGTCGTCAACTACGGGCTGGACAGCGTGCGCTTCATCCAACCGGTGAAGGTCGATTCCAAGGTCCGACTCAAGGTCGACCTGGTGGAAGTCACCGAGAAAAAACCTGGCCAATGGCTGCTCAAGGCCACCGCCACGCTGGAAATCGAAGGTTCGGAAAAACCGGCCTACATCGCCGAGCCGCTGTCGCTCTGCTTCGTGTAA
- a CDS encoding LrgB family protein: MMLDWQGAWASVIHHPLFGIGITLGAYQLVLAAFEKTRWVFLQPVLMSMVLLIGVLVGCGIDYAEYRKSTEILSILLGPATVALAVPLYLNLRRIRQLFWPIFTTLVIAGVFATGSAVVLGWAFGAEHMILMTMAPKSVTSPIAMLVAEQIGGVAAMAAVFVLITGVLGAILGPSILTKLGVHSPEARGMALGLAAHAVGTSVALQESEETGAFAALAMSLMGVATAVLLPLVVSMTV; the protein is encoded by the coding sequence ATGATGCTCGATTGGCAGGGCGCCTGGGCTTCGGTGATCCACCATCCGCTGTTCGGCATCGGCATTACCCTGGGTGCCTATCAACTGGTGCTGGCGGCGTTCGAAAAGACGCGCTGGGTGTTCCTGCAACCGGTGTTGATGTCGATGGTGCTGTTGATCGGCGTGCTGGTCGGTTGCGGCATCGACTATGCCGAGTACCGCAAGAGCACCGAGATCCTCAGCATCCTGCTGGGCCCGGCCACGGTCGCCCTGGCGGTGCCGTTGTATCTGAACCTGCGACGGATCCGGCAGTTGTTCTGGCCGATTTTTACTACGCTGGTGATAGCCGGGGTGTTTGCCACGGGCTCTGCGGTGGTGTTGGGTTGGGCGTTCGGCGCCGAGCACATGATTCTGATGACCATGGCGCCCAAGTCCGTGACCTCGCCGATCGCCATGCTGGTGGCCGAGCAGATCGGCGGTGTCGCGGCGATGGCGGCGGTGTTTGTGTTGATCACCGGTGTGCTCGGGGCGATCCTCGGCCCGAGCATTCTGACGAAGCTGGGTGTCCATAGCCCTGAGGCCCGGGGCATGGCCCTGGGGTTGGCGGCCCATGCGGTGGGTACGTCGGTGGCGTTGCAGGAAAGCGAGGAAACCGGCGCCTTTGCGGCGCTGGCGATGAGTCTGATGGGCGTGGCCACGGCGGTGTTGCTGCCGTTGGTGGTGTCGATGACGGTTTAA
- a CDS encoding LON peptidase substrate-binding domain-containing protein → MSLPLFPLNTVLFPGCILDLQIFEARYLDMIGRCMKKGEGFGVVCILDGEEVGIAPEGYARVGCEARITDFSQQDNGLLGIRVQGGRRFIVHGSSVQADQLTVAEVEWLEEEPEQPLQEEDADLVALLKALAEHPMVEALNMGTEASGQQSLANQLAYLLPFNELDKIDLLQLDDPQQRLDAIQALLDELQGELFA, encoded by the coding sequence ATGAGCTTGCCGCTTTTCCCGTTGAACACCGTGCTGTTCCCCGGTTGCATCCTCGACTTGCAGATTTTCGAGGCGCGTTACCTCGACATGATCGGGCGCTGCATGAAAAAGGGCGAAGGCTTCGGCGTGGTGTGCATCCTCGATGGCGAGGAAGTCGGCATCGCGCCTGAAGGCTACGCGCGGGTCGGTTGTGAAGCACGCATCACCGATTTCTCCCAGCAGGACAATGGCCTGCTGGGCATTCGCGTGCAGGGCGGACGGCGCTTTATCGTCCATGGCAGCAGCGTCCAGGCGGATCAACTGACGGTCGCTGAGGTCGAGTGGCTGGAAGAAGAACCGGAGCAACCGCTGCAAGAGGAAGACGCCGACCTGGTGGCGCTGCTCAAGGCCCTGGCCGAGCACCCGATGGTCGAGGCGCTGAACATGGGCACCGAAGCGAGCGGCCAGCAATCGCTGGCCAATCAACTGGCCTACCTGTTGCCGTTCAATGAGTTGGACAAGATCGACCTGCTGCAACTCGATGATCCCCAGCAGCGGCTGGATGCGATCCAGGCCTTGCTCGATGAATTGCAGGGCGAACTCTTCGCCTGA
- a CDS encoding glutamate-5-semialdehyde dehydrogenase — MTESVLDYMTRLGRAARQASRIIGRASTAQKNRALQAAANALDAARAELSAANELDLAAGRANGLEPAMLERLALTPARIDGMIVGLRQVAALPDPVGAIRDMSYRPSGIQVGKMRVPLGVVGIIYESRPNVTIDAASLCLKSGNATILRGGSEAIHSNRAIAACIQRGLAEADLPAAVVQVVETTDRAAVGALITMPEFVDVIVPRGGKGLIERVSRDARVPVIKHLDGICHVYVSAHAELPKAQRIAFNAKTYRYGICGAMETLLVDQAVAKQLLPSMAAQFREKGVELRGCERTRAIIEAVAATQEDWDTEYLAPILSIRVVDGLDEAIEHINRHGSHHTDSIVSENLGETRRFVAEVDSASVMINTPTCFADGFEYGLGAEIGISTDKLHARGPVGLEGLTCEKYIVVGDGQLRGQEPV, encoded by the coding sequence ATGACTGAGTCCGTTCTTGACTACATGACCCGCCTGGGTCGCGCCGCTCGCCAAGCGTCGCGCATCATCGGCCGTGCCAGCACCGCGCAGAAAAACCGCGCCCTGCAGGCCGCCGCCAATGCGCTGGACGCTGCGCGTGCCGAGTTGTCCGCCGCCAATGAGCTGGACCTGGCCGCCGGCCGGGCCAATGGCCTGGAACCGGCCATGCTCGAGCGCCTGGCGCTGACCCCGGCCCGCATCGACGGCATGATCGTCGGTCTGCGCCAGGTTGCGGCCCTGCCGGACCCGGTCGGGGCGATCCGCGACATGAGCTACCGTCCGTCGGGCATCCAGGTCGGCAAGATGCGCGTGCCCCTGGGCGTGGTCGGGATCATCTACGAGTCGCGCCCGAACGTGACCATCGACGCCGCGAGCCTGTGCCTGAAGTCGGGTAACGCGACCATCCTGCGTGGCGGCTCCGAGGCTATCCATTCCAACCGTGCCATTGCCGCCTGCATCCAGCGCGGCCTGGCCGAGGCCGATCTGCCAGCGGCCGTGGTGCAAGTGGTGGAAACCACCGACCGTGCCGCCGTCGGCGCATTGATTACCATGCCCGAGTTCGTCGATGTCATCGTACCGCGCGGTGGCAAGGGCCTGATCGAACGGGTCAGCCGTGATGCCCGCGTGCCGGTGATCAAGCACCTGGACGGCATCTGCCACGTCTATGTCAGCGCCCACGCCGAATTGCCGAAAGCCCAGCGCATCGCCTTCAACGCCAAGACCTACCGCTACGGTATCTGCGGCGCGATGGAAACCCTGCTGGTGGACCAGGCCGTGGCCAAGCAACTCCTGCCATCGATGGCTGCCCAGTTCCGCGAAAAAGGCGTCGAGCTGCGCGGTTGCGAGCGCACCCGGGCGATCATCGAGGCCGTTGCGGCCACGCAAGAAGACTGGGACACCGAATACCTGGCTCCGATCCTGTCGATCCGTGTGGTCGACGGGCTGGACGAAGCCATCGAGCACATCAACCGCCACGGCTCGCACCACACCGACTCCATCGTCAGTGAAAACCTGGGTGAAACCCGGCGCTTCGTGGCTGAAGTGGATTCGGCATCGGTGATGATCAACACCCCGACCTGCTTCGCCGATGGCTTCGAATACGGATTGGGTGCCGAGATCGGCATTTCTACTGATAAGCTGCACGCCCGCGGCCCGGTGGGTCTTGAAGGCCTGACCTGCGAGAAGTACATCGTGGTGGGTGACGGCCAGCTGCGCGGACAGGAGCCGGTCTGA
- a CDS encoding DNA-3-methyladenine glycosylase, whose amino-acid sequence MTDLPSPNALPHAFFDRDAQVLAKDLLGKVIRHKVGDLWLSARIIETEAYYFAEKGSHASLGYTEKRKALFLDGGHIYMYYARGGDSLNFSAQGPGNAVLIKSAYPWVDALSGPASLAQMLLNNPDAQGRPRTPQKLCAGQTLLCKALGLKVPDWDAKRFDPERLLVEDVGVPTVNAIQTTRLGIPQGRDEHLPYRFVDAAYAPWCTRNPLRRGQVEGRDYFLLP is encoded by the coding sequence ATGACCGATTTGCCATCACCCAACGCCCTGCCCCACGCCTTTTTCGATCGCGACGCGCAAGTGCTTGCCAAGGACCTGCTGGGTAAAGTCATCCGCCACAAGGTCGGTGACCTGTGGCTCAGCGCGCGGATCATCGAGACCGAGGCGTATTACTTCGCCGAAAAAGGCAGCCACGCCTCGCTGGGCTACACAGAAAAACGTAAGGCGTTGTTTCTGGATGGCGGCCACATCTATATGTACTACGCACGGGGCGGCGATTCGTTGAACTTCAGCGCCCAGGGCCCAGGCAATGCGGTGTTGATCAAATCGGCGTACCCGTGGGTCGACGCCCTTTCCGGGCCGGCGAGCCTGGCGCAGATGCTGCTCAACAACCCCGACGCCCAAGGCCGGCCGCGCACACCGCAGAAACTCTGTGCCGGCCAGACCCTGCTGTGCAAAGCCCTGGGGTTGAAGGTGCCGGACTGGGATGCCAAACGCTTCGACCCCGAACGCTTGCTGGTGGAAGACGTCGGCGTGCCGACGGTCAACGCGATCCAGACCACGCGCCTGGGTATTCCCCAGGGACGAGACGAGCACCTGCCCTACCGCTTCGTTGACGCTGCCTACGCCCCATGGTGCACCCGCAACCCTTTGCGGCGCGGGCAGGTCGAAGGGCGTGATTATTTTTTGTTGCCCTGA
- a CDS encoding CidA/LrgA family protein: protein MLLRGLTWLVLFQLLGTAINHLFLPVLPGPIVGLLLLLGYLVVRGEVSEPLNLAAGSLLRYLPLLLVPPAVGVMVYARAIAADFWAIVGALTLSLVLSVALTGLLMQRLARRHIAASEDSQ, encoded by the coding sequence ATGTTGCTACGGGGCCTGACCTGGCTGGTGCTGTTTCAATTGCTGGGCACTGCGATCAATCATTTGTTCTTGCCGGTGCTGCCGGGGCCGATCGTTGGCCTGCTGCTGTTGCTGGGCTATCTGGTGGTGCGCGGCGAAGTCAGCGAACCGTTGAACCTGGCTGCCGGCAGCCTGCTGCGTTATCTGCCATTGCTGCTGGTGCCGCCCGCGGTGGGCGTGATGGTCTATGCCCGGGCCATTGCCGCCGATTTCTGGGCCATCGTCGGCGCGTTGACGTTGTCGCTGGTGCTGTCCGTGGCGTTGACGGGGTTGCTGATGCAGCGCCTGGCCCGACGTCACATCGCCGCCTCGGAGGACAGCCAATGA
- a CDS encoding bifunctional DedA family/phosphatase PAP2 family protein gives MGPWLDSITGWLTVNPQWLAVAVFIVACVECLAIAGLIVPGTVLLFAIAVLAGSGALSLGETLLLGLLGGLLGDLVSYFLGRHFHQNIRRLPGLRHHPEWMSAAESYFQRYGIASLLVGRFIGPLRPMLPMVAGMCDMPFPRFAAVSVLAAAGWTVAYLLPGWATGAAFRLPLPEGFWPQAGVVIGSIAVMIGLSVNSSLRRHRHASALIAGLGLVILISLFIGFRYLSAFDQGLMTLVQEHRSPTLDEIAVTFTLMGEFRYMLIFSALLTGLLLLARQWRQAIFAGGAMLLTALANTGSKHFFARVRPEILTDPLTSYSMPSGHASGAFALFLALAVLAGRGQPPRLRLTWLLLGCLPALAIALSRVYLGAHWPSDIVAGAMLAACVCAAVLWLSQRQTPLPAMPPKIWWLILPALVAAFSFFALRHLPHAMLRYAY, from the coding sequence ATGGGCCCATGGCTCGATAGCATCACCGGCTGGCTGACCGTCAACCCGCAATGGCTGGCGGTGGCGGTGTTCATCGTCGCCTGCGTGGAGTGCCTGGCCATCGCCGGCCTGATCGTGCCGGGTACCGTGCTGTTGTTTGCCATCGCCGTGCTGGCCGGTAGCGGCGCGTTGTCCTTGGGCGAGACGTTGCTGCTGGGCCTGCTCGGCGGGCTGCTCGGGGACTTGGTGTCGTACTTCCTGGGCCGGCATTTCCACCAGAACATCCGGCGCCTGCCAGGGCTGCGGCATCACCCGGAATGGATGAGCGCTGCGGAAAGTTATTTCCAGCGCTACGGCATCGCCAGCCTGCTGGTGGGTCGTTTTATCGGCCCGCTACGGCCGATGTTGCCGATGGTGGCCGGGATGTGCGACATGCCGTTCCCGCGCTTCGCCGCCGTCAGCGTGTTGGCTGCGGCGGGCTGGACCGTGGCGTACCTGCTGCCGGGCTGGGCCACCGGGGCGGCGTTTCGCCTGCCGCTGCCCGAAGGTTTCTGGCCACAGGCCGGCGTGGTCATCGGCAGCATCGCGGTGATGATCGGGCTGAGCGTCAACAGCAGCCTGCGTCGTCATCGCCATGCCTCGGCGCTGATCGCAGGCCTTGGCCTGGTGATCCTGATCAGTCTGTTCATCGGCTTTCGCTACCTGAGCGCGTTCGATCAAGGCCTGATGACCCTGGTCCAGGAGCACCGCAGCCCGACGCTGGATGAAATCGCCGTGACCTTCACGCTGATGGGCGAATTCCGCTACATGCTGATTTTCAGCGCACTGCTGACCGGGTTGCTGTTGCTGGCGCGCCAATGGCGCCAGGCAATCTTTGCCGGTGGCGCAATGCTGCTCACCGCCCTGGCCAATACCGGCAGCAAACACTTCTTTGCCCGCGTGCGCCCGGAAATCCTCACCGACCCGCTGACCAGCTACAGCATGCCCAGCGGCCACGCCTCCGGGGCGTTCGCGTTGTTCCTGGCCCTCGCCGTCCTGGCCGGACGCGGCCAACCGCCACGCCTGCGTCTGACCTGGCTGCTGCTGGGCTGCCTGCCGGCGCTGGCCATTGCCCTGTCGCGGGTGTACCTGGGCGCGCATTGGCCGAGTGACATCGTCGCCGGGGCGATGCTCGCCGCCTGTGTCTGCGCCGCCGTGCTGTGGTTGAGCCAACGCCAGACCCCGCTGCCGGCCATGCCGCCGAAAATCTGGTGGCTGATCCTGCCGGCGCTGGTGGCGGCGTTCAGCTTCTTCGCCCTGCGGCACCTGCCGCATGCGATGTTGCGGTATGCCTATTGA
- a CDS encoding oxidoreductase, with protein sequence MYLTPQHVLLAGATGLTGEHLLDRLLNEPTITRVLAPTRRPLAEHTRLENPVGEPAQVLPQLSGQVDIAFCCLGTTIKKAGSEQAFRAIDLDLVVAFAKRARELGARHLVVVSALGADAKSSIFYNRIKGEMEAALKAQGWPQLTICRPSLLLGDRAEPRLAEQLAGPLSKLIPGKYHGIEACQLARAMWRLALEEQDGVRVVESDELRKLGK encoded by the coding sequence ATGTACTTGACGCCTCAGCATGTTTTGCTCGCCGGTGCGACCGGGTTGACCGGGGAACACCTGTTGGACCGGCTGCTCAACGAGCCGACCATCACCCGGGTCCTGGCCCCCACCCGCCGGCCATTGGCCGAGCACACGCGCCTGGAAAATCCGGTCGGGGAACCGGCCCAGGTGCTGCCACAACTCAGTGGCCAGGTCGACATTGCCTTCTGCTGCCTCGGCACGACCATCAAGAAAGCCGGTTCCGAGCAAGCCTTCCGCGCGATAGACCTGGACCTGGTCGTGGCGTTTGCCAAGCGCGCCCGGGAACTGGGCGCACGCCACCTGGTGGTGGTCAGCGCGCTGGGGGCCGACGCCAAGTCATCGATCTTCTACAACCGGATCAAAGGTGAAATGGAGGCAGCACTCAAGGCCCAGGGCTGGCCGCAACTGACCATTTGCCGGCCTTCCCTGCTGCTGGGCGACCGGGCTGAACCGCGCCTGGCCGAGCAGCTGGCCGGTCCCTTGTCGAAACTGATCCCCGGCAAGTACCACGGCATCGAAGCCTGCCAACTGGCCCGCGCCATGTGGCGTCTGGCGCTGGAAGAGCAGGATGGGGTGCGGGTGGTGGAGTCGGATGAGTTGCGCAAGCTCGGCAAATGA
- a CDS encoding C13 family peptidase produces the protein MRLFVPLTLTLLLTACGDGESPLPPDARLPDGGRYRGDLVDGLLQGQGRIDYPNGSWYAGQFDKGQWHGTGEWHGSNGEVYRGQFQHGLFHGQGSLTTPTSSYTGGFKLGRRDGEGTLQENGMTYRGEFKADRYSGLGRLELDDGSQYQGPFTNGKPNGEGQRFDASGNQFTGQFVDGQLQGKGTFNSADGDVYIGGFKNNQLNGRGRYENADGDVWIGRFKEGALTGKGELIGADGSHYLGQFNDWRFTGEGRLNLPDGSFYVGQFESDSYHGRGTLALTDGTVQSGTWANGQRVRDADGRLLPDVLELGLLAQGRLLEDALANIPASTPAVELYSLTLGGDGKQSVFLRESDYVANMLTSRFGAFGQIRLVNHRDHLSDRPMASRESLRRAAATLAERTGPEDLIFIYLTSHGTSEHELVLDQPRMELADLPADELAAVLAPLKNRDKIVVISACYSGGFIPALKDERTLIMTASRADRVSFGCSEEANFTYFGDALFAQALNQTDNLEQAFKRAKATVAEREQADNFEASEPQMWAPRTVLSHWQLLRKQQARKALQSTALNDEATKSN, from the coding sequence ATGCGCTTATTCGTCCCACTGACCCTGACCCTGCTGCTCACCGCCTGTGGCGACGGCGAATCGCCGCTGCCTCCCGACGCGCGCCTGCCCGACGGCGGACGCTATCGCGGCGACCTGGTGGATGGGCTGCTGCAAGGCCAGGGGCGCATCGACTACCCCAATGGCAGCTGGTACGCCGGGCAGTTCGACAAAGGCCAGTGGCACGGCACCGGGGAATGGCATGGCAGCAATGGCGAGGTCTATCGCGGCCAGTTCCAGCACGGCCTGTTCCACGGCCAGGGCAGCCTGACCACACCGACCAGCAGCTACACCGGCGGCTTCAAGCTGGGGCGACGGGACGGTGAAGGGACACTCCAGGAAAACGGCATGACCTACCGGGGCGAGTTCAAGGCCGACCGCTATTCCGGCCTCGGCCGCCTGGAACTCGACGACGGCAGCCAGTACCAGGGCCCATTCACCAACGGCAAGCCCAACGGCGAAGGCCAGCGCTTCGACGCCAGCGGCAACCAGTTCACCGGGCAGTTTGTCGACGGGCAACTGCAGGGCAAGGGCACCTTCAACAGCGCCGACGGCGATGTCTACATCGGCGGCTTCAAGAACAACCAACTCAACGGTCGCGGACGCTACGAAAATGCCGACGGCGACGTCTGGATCGGCCGGTTCAAGGAGGGTGCGCTGACCGGCAAGGGCGAATTGATCGGTGCCGACGGCAGCCACTACCTCGGTCAATTCAATGATTGGCGCTTTACCGGCGAGGGCCGCCTGAACCTGCCCGACGGCAGTTTTTATGTCGGTCAGTTCGAAAGCGACAGTTACCACGGGCGTGGCACTTTGGCGCTGACCGACGGCACCGTGCAAAGCGGCACCTGGGCCAATGGCCAACGGGTGCGCGACGCTGACGGCAGGCTGCTGCCGGATGTGCTCGAACTCGGCTTGCTGGCCCAGGGCCGCCTGCTGGAGGATGCCCTGGCCAACATCCCGGCCTCGACGCCTGCGGTGGAGCTGTACAGCCTGACCCTGGGCGGCGACGGTAAACAAAGCGTGTTCCTGCGTGAATCAGACTATGTCGCCAATATGCTCACCAGCCGTTTCGGCGCGTTCGGGCAGATCCGCCTGGTCAACCACCGCGATCACCTCAGCGACCGGCCCATGGCCAGCCGCGAAAGCCTGCGCCGCGCCGCGGCCACCCTGGCCGAACGCACCGGCCCGGAAGACCTGATCTTCATTTACCTGACCAGCCACGGCACCAGCGAGCACGAGCTGGTGCTCGACCAGCCACGCATGGAACTGGCCGACCTGCCCGCCGATGAACTGGCCGCGGTGCTGGCGCCATTGAAGAACCGCGACAAGATCGTGGTGATCTCGGCCTGCTATTCCGGCGGTTTCATCCCGGCGCTCAAGGATGAACGCACCCTGATCATGACCGCTTCACGGGCCGACCGAGTCTCCTTCGGCTGCTCCGAGGAAGCCAACTTCACCTATTTCGGCGATGCGCTGTTCGCCCAGGCATTGAACCAGACCGACAACCTGGAGCAGGCCTTCAAACGGGCCAAGGCCACCGTTGCCGAACGCGAACAGGCAGACAATTTCGAGGCGTCCGAACCGCAGATGTGGGCGCCCAGGACGGTCCTTTCCCACTGGCAACTGCTGCGCAAACAGCAGGCACGTAAAGCATTGCAAAGCACTGCATTGAACGACGAGGCCACAAAGAGCAACTAA